The following proteins are co-located in the Microcystis wesenbergii NRERC-220 genome:
- a CDS encoding dolichyl-phosphate-mannose--protein mannosyltransferase: protein MNYQVKFNLSILAIFLFSLAIRFWNLSQFNTLVFDEVYYAKYGNEYLIGKDFFQSHPPLSQYLIAIGIWIGSHFPADPETINNLTGSLRSTFSYRWLNALTGSFIPLIIGAIAYQLTQRKNVFLITTLLASLDGLFLVESRYALNNIYLILFGLSGQLFFLLALQKNQKLNWLLLSGVCFGLAANIKWNGLGFLLGIFIFIGIAWLIKLLKQEQSKDHLWTKATNLRLEDIFIALIVFPLVTYSLLWIPHLLVNHQYNFWQVHQEIWSFHQRIKGNQADVHPYCSPWYSWLVMGRPVAYYFERVGDKIYDVHAMGNPFLWWLSTGAILVVFSRLFNRKERLISAYLICNYIANLLPWLKISRCTFLYHYMAAYSFTWIALAWLLADGLESSSPIYKNGSRSLIILIIFAFIYWLPIYLGIPLSVRDYYLRMIFPNWI from the coding sequence ATGAATTATCAAGTAAAATTTAACCTATCTATCCTAGCAATATTTTTATTTTCTCTGGCGATAAGATTCTGGAATCTCAGTCAATTTAATACTCTTGTTTTCGATGAAGTTTATTATGCTAAATACGGCAATGAATATCTCATCGGTAAAGATTTTTTCCAGTCTCACCCACCGTTAAGTCAATATTTAATTGCTATTGGTATCTGGATTGGTTCCCATTTTCCTGCCGATCCTGAAACCATTAATAATTTAACAGGTTCCCTGCGCTCAACTTTTAGTTATCGCTGGTTAAATGCTTTGACTGGTTCTTTTATTCCCCTAATTATTGGCGCAATTGCTTATCAATTAACCCAGAGAAAAAATGTATTTTTAATCACAACTTTGCTCGCCAGTTTAGACGGATTATTTCTGGTGGAATCCCGCTATGCTCTCAATAATATTTACTTAATTTTATTCGGTTTGTCTGGACAATTATTTTTTTTATTAGCACTCCAGAAAAATCAGAAACTCAATTGGCTATTATTATCGGGGGTTTGTTTCGGTTTAGCGGCAAATATTAAATGGAATGGCTTAGGATTTTTACTGGGAATATTTATTTTTATCGGTATTGCTTGGTTAATAAAATTATTGAAGCAAGAGCAGTCAAAAGATCATCTTTGGACAAAGGCAACTAACCTGAGATTAGAGGACATTTTTATCGCTTTAATTGTCTTTCCCCTAGTTACCTATAGTTTACTGTGGATACCGCATCTTCTCGTCAACCATCAATATAATTTTTGGCAAGTACATCAGGAAATTTGGTCATTTCATCAGAGAATAAAGGGCAATCAAGCTGATGTTCATCCCTATTGTTCTCCCTGGTATAGTTGGTTAGTAATGGGGCGACCAGTGGCTTATTATTTTGAGAGAGTAGGTGATAAAATTTATGATGTTCACGCTATGGGTAATCCGTTTTTGTGGTGGCTTTCTACGGGAGCAATTCTAGTGGTTTTTAGTCGATTATTTAACCGAAAAGAGCGATTAATTTCCGCCTATCTTATCTGTAACTATATTGCCAATCTGCTGCCCTGGTTAAAAATTAGTCGCTGTACCTTTCTCTATCATTATATGGCTGCCTATAGCTTCACTTGGATTGCCCTAGCTTGGCTCTTAGCCGATGGTTTAGAAAGTTCCAGTCCTATTTATAAAAATGGCTCGCGCTCGCTGATAATTTTGATAATTTTTGCTTTTATCTATTGGCTACCAATTTATTTAGGCATTCCCCTGTCAGTGCGGGATTATTATCTGAGAATGATTTTTCCCAATTGGATTTAG
- a CDS encoding Uma2 family endonuclease, whose translation MMTTIRLQGLEGFELKANDPEQRMLISGVNWQQYETLLKHLEDSSSYRITYLDGMVEIMAPSRRHEVSKEDIGRLVEAYLEYAEIDFWGLGSTTLRKQEKEAGKEPDKCFCLFTEKEFPDLAIEIILTSGSLKVLEVYKRLGTQEVWFWQDNQLKIYSLQENGEYILIPKSALLPDLNLELLAEYVNHPNPRLAVKEFRLRLTENSQL comes from the coding sequence ATGATGACTACGATTCGGTTACAAGGATTAGAAGGTTTCGAGTTAAAAGCTAATGATCCTGAACAAAGAATGTTAATTTCTGGGGTTAATTGGCAACAGTACGAAACCCTCTTAAAACATTTAGAAGATAGTTCCAGTTATCGCATTACTTACTTAGATGGAATGGTAGAAATTATGGCTCCTAGTCGTCGTCATGAAGTTAGCAAAGAAGATATCGGTAGATTAGTGGAAGCTTATTTAGAATATGCTGAAATTGATTTCTGGGGATTAGGTTCCACCACGTTGCGAAAACAGGAAAAAGAAGCTGGGAAAGAACCTGACAAATGTTTTTGTTTATTTACAGAAAAAGAGTTTCCTGATTTGGCGATCGAAATAATCTTAACCAGTGGCAGCCTGAAAGTTTTAGAAGTTTATAAAAGATTGGGAACTCAAGAGGTTTGGTTTTGGCAAGATAATCAGTTAAAAATCTATTCTTTGCAAGAGAATGGCGAATATATTTTAATCCCTAAAAGTGCTTTATTACCAGATTTAAATTTAGAATTATTAGCCGAATACGTCAACCATCCTAATCCCCGTCTTGCCGTCAAAGAATTTCGCTTGCGTTTAACAGAAAATTCCCAGTTATAA
- a CDS encoding DNA phosphorothioation-associated putative methyltransferase, whose product MAENFAVIVQLCQVSPIGKLLPGALYVHREALQQLDPILQNYEQQARINQHLSEATIIKFSTDKPKISYLFYPDFDREPHPVLTKSLVVDMGTLILSEWNYQNADNPPILHRKETFVTRDYPLYQEFEHLTKIESALGLLNSSYPIGTKQEWQRLLRKHHLDFAGDYLVCNLEGQKEKSIIIDRHKAALVRKTLSRPTRLALAAGLFLPETTFFDYGCGYGGDIERIAEQGYQSEGWDPYYRPDSPLIESDIVNLGYVINVIESAEERQEALLKAWQLTRQVLIVSAQILIDDSERGLMAYEDGIITRRNTFQKYYQQEELKQYIDSSLGVDSIPITLGVYLVFREEEKAEAFRLSRCLSRATTPKIKTHLKRFEDYEDLLTPLMEFYTQQGRLPVAGELLQEEEIKAEFGTFRRAFQVILQVTEAEEWEIIADKRRADLLLYLALSQFSQCPKVRELSPATRADFKALFGSYRNACALAEEVLISAGNLPAIARTCENSSLGKLSRYSLTIHISILEKLPMLLRLYEGCASQTIGRLENANVIRLSFRQPKISYLYYPDFDTEIHPILATSMDVYLGSADFSFRDYRDSPNPPILHEKELLVTADYPNYDKLLRLTKLEKDWGLLEDRKAIERLQGWQKCLEDHCATIKGYQILWRKDADPYKVRVLRAKINARRNQNKSS is encoded by the coding sequence ATGGCTGAGAATTTCGCCGTAATCGTGCAACTGTGTCAAGTTAGTCCCATCGGTAAACTATTACCGGGGGCGCTTTATGTTCATCGAGAAGCATTACAGCAACTGGATCCTATTCTCCAGAATTACGAACAACAAGCAAGAATTAATCAGCATTTATCTGAGGCAACAATAATTAAATTTAGCACCGATAAACCGAAAATATCCTATCTTTTTTATCCCGATTTTGATCGGGAACCTCACCCAGTTTTAACTAAAAGTTTAGTGGTAGATATGGGGACATTAATCTTAAGTGAATGGAATTATCAAAATGCTGATAATCCGCCCATTTTACACCGAAAAGAAACTTTTGTTACTAGGGACTATCCTCTTTATCAAGAATTCGAGCATCTCACAAAAATCGAGAGTGCTTTAGGACTTTTAAACAGTTCTTATCCCATCGGTACTAAACAGGAATGGCAACGGCTTTTAAGAAAGCATCACCTTGATTTTGCAGGAGATTATTTAGTTTGTAATCTAGAGGGACAAAAGGAAAAATCGATAATAATTGATCGCCACAAAGCCGCTCTTGTTCGCAAAACCCTTTCTCGTCCGACAAGATTAGCATTAGCGGCGGGATTATTCCTTCCGGAAACCACTTTTTTTGATTACGGTTGTGGTTATGGAGGTGATATAGAACGCATAGCTGAACAGGGTTATCAAAGTGAAGGTTGGGATCCTTATTATCGTCCCGATAGTCCTTTAATTGAATCTGATATTGTTAATTTAGGCTATGTAATTAATGTTATTGAATCCGCCGAAGAACGGCAGGAAGCTTTATTAAAAGCTTGGCAATTAACCCGTCAAGTTTTAATCGTTTCGGCACAGATTTTAATTGATGATAGCGAACGGGGTTTAATGGCTTATGAAGATGGAATTATAACCCGTCGCAATACCTTTCAAAAATACTATCAACAGGAAGAACTAAAACAGTATATTGATAGCAGTTTAGGAGTTGATTCTATTCCGATAACTTTGGGAGTTTATCTAGTTTTTCGAGAGGAAGAAAAAGCGGAAGCTTTTCGTTTATCGAGATGTCTTTCCCGCGCTACCACTCCTAAAATTAAAACCCATCTCAAACGCTTTGAAGATTACGAAGATTTATTAACTCCCCTGATGGAATTTTACACCCAGCAGGGACGTTTACCCGTCGCAGGAGAATTATTACAAGAGGAAGAAATTAAGGCAGAATTTGGCACTTTTAGACGCGCTTTTCAAGTGATTTTACAAGTAACAGAAGCGGAAGAATGGGAGATAATTGCTGATAAAAGACGCGCCGATCTTTTACTTTATTTAGCTTTAAGTCAATTTAGCCAATGTCCAAAAGTACGAGAATTATCCCCCGCTACCCGTGCCGATTTTAAAGCTTTATTTGGCAGTTATCGCAATGCTTGCGCTTTAGCAGAAGAAGTATTAATAAGTGCGGGAAATCTGCCAGCGATCGCTCGTACTTGTGAAAATAGTTCTTTAGGCAAACTTTCCCGTTATTCCCTAACTATTCATATTAGCATTCTGGAAAAATTACCGATGTTATTACGCTTATATGAAGGTTGTGCTAGTCAAACTATCGGACGGTTAGAAAATGCTAATGTTATTCGTTTATCTTTTCGTCAACCCAAAATTTCCTATCTCTATTATCCCGATTTTGATACAGAAATCCATCCGATTTTAGCTACTAGCATGGATGTATATTTAGGTTCGGCTGATTTTAGTTTTCGCGATTATCGTGATAGTCCTAATCCGCCAATTCTACACGAAAAAGAGCTTTTAGTAACGGCGGATTATCCCAACTATGATAAATTGCTTCGCTTAACTAAATTAGAAAAGGATTGGGGATTGTTAGAAGATAGAAAAGCGATCGAACGTTTACAGGGTTGGCAAAAATGTTTAGAGGATCATTGTGCTACAATCAAAGGCTATCAGATTCTGTGGCGAAAAGATGCTGATCCCTATAAAGTTAGGGTTTTACGCGCTAAAATTAACGCCAGAAGAAATCAAAATAAGTCTTCCTGA
- a CDS encoding photosystem II S4 domain protein: MLPREELLKGVENREEIAKVIDKAEQAIKTWEVTVTDFLSPAVLAEVERVFQRLTDVSMQKSGGYPQAERQRLGIARVDLPLAVTDIPLSALDIAGNFLFDTANHRDFLGAMLGTGIVREKVGDIIVLGERGAQAIVVPELADFLSANLRQVRSVPVKTSPIPLTELKVRPPQKKEINTVEASLRLDAIASAGFGISRSKMTEAISAGDVRVNWKDISQSSYNVKTGDLISFRGKGRLEVGEVTVTKKERYRVHLTRFI; this comes from the coding sequence ATGTTACCAAGAGAAGAATTACTAAAGGGTGTCGAGAACCGCGAGGAGATAGCGAAAGTTATTGATAAAGCCGAACAAGCGATCAAGACTTGGGAAGTGACGGTGACAGACTTTCTTTCTCCTGCGGTTTTGGCAGAAGTAGAACGGGTTTTTCAGCGTTTAACCGATGTGTCAATGCAAAAATCGGGCGGTTATCCCCAAGCAGAAAGACAGCGCCTCGGTATTGCTAGAGTTGATCTACCTTTGGCAGTGACAGATATTCCCCTATCTGCCCTTGATATTGCCGGTAATTTTCTTTTTGATACCGCTAACCACCGGGATTTTTTAGGGGCGATGTTGGGGACGGGGATCGTTCGGGAAAAAGTGGGCGATATAATCGTTTTAGGTGAGCGAGGAGCGCAGGCGATTGTAGTGCCTGAATTGGCAGATTTTTTATCTGCTAATTTGCGACAAGTGCGTTCAGTTCCCGTGAAAACTAGCCCGATTCCTTTGACGGAATTAAAAGTTAGACCACCGCAAAAAAAAGAAATTAATACTGTGGAAGCTTCCCTACGTTTAGATGCGATCGCATCGGCGGGTTTTGGCATTTCTCGCAGTAAAATGACCGAGGCAATTAGCGCTGGGGATGTGCGAGTTAACTGGAAAGATATCAGTCAATCTAGTTATAACGTTAAAACCGGTGATTTGATTTCTTTTCGGGGAAAAGGTCGTCTAGAAGTGGGTGAGGTTACTGTGACCAAAAAAGAGCGCTATCGGGTTCATTTAACTAGATTTATTTAG
- a CDS encoding NADH-quinone oxidoreductase subunit M: MLNAFIWLPIIGAILIAYTPLEAKKVRGLALTLAVVLLLLNILLGWQFDPRNPQMQFTVNLPWINFLGFNYALGVDGLSFSLLFLNSILTIIALYASGTEVNRPRFYYSLLLLLNAGVAGAFLAQDLLLFFLFYELEIVPLYFLIAIWGGQRRGYAGMKFLLYTAISGFLVLISFLGLVWLTGANNFAYNPLLSNNLDVKTQLLLLIPLLIGLAIKIPIFPFHTWLPDAHVEASTPVSVLLAGILLKLGTYGLLRFGVGLFLDAWVTIAPWLATIAAISALYGASCAIAQKDMKKVVAYSSISHMAYILLAAAATTRLSITAAILQMISHGLISALLFLLVGVVYKKTGSRDVNYLRGLLNPERGLPITGMLMILAAMASAGIPGMVGFIAEFLVFRGSFPIFPIQTLLCLVASGLTAVYFLLMINRVFFGRLTPELSRIPRSTWPERFPEIALALFIIVLGLQPSWMIHWSENQASMLLTGTAISQKQS, translated from the coding sequence ATGCTCAACGCTTTTATTTGGCTACCGATTATAGGGGCGATACTGATTGCCTACACGCCTCTAGAGGCGAAAAAAGTGCGAGGATTAGCTCTAACTCTTGCTGTCGTTCTCTTACTGCTTAATATTCTTCTTGGCTGGCAATTTGACCCTAGGAACCCGCAAATGCAGTTCACGGTTAACCTGCCTTGGATTAATTTCCTCGGTTTCAATTATGCCCTCGGGGTCGATGGCTTATCATTTTCGTTACTTTTTCTTAACAGCATCTTGACAATAATTGCTCTTTATGCTAGTGGGACAGAGGTTAACCGACCGAGATTTTACTATTCCCTGCTCCTGTTACTCAATGCCGGAGTAGCGGGGGCCTTTCTAGCGCAGGATTTACTGCTATTTTTCCTATTTTACGAATTAGAAATCGTCCCGCTTTACTTTCTCATTGCTATTTGGGGGGGGCAAAGACGCGGCTACGCGGGCATGAAATTTTTATTATACACGGCAATTTCAGGCTTTCTAGTGCTAATCTCTTTCCTCGGCTTAGTTTGGCTAACCGGTGCTAATAATTTCGCCTATAATCCCCTTTTATCGAATAATTTAGACGTTAAAACCCAATTACTGCTCCTCATCCCCCTTCTCATCGGATTAGCCATCAAAATCCCGATTTTTCCCTTTCATACTTGGCTACCGGATGCCCACGTCGAAGCATCTACCCCCGTTTCTGTGCTTTTAGCGGGAATATTACTCAAATTAGGAACCTATGGACTGCTGCGCTTTGGAGTCGGTTTATTTCTCGACGCTTGGGTGACTATCGCCCCTTGGTTAGCAACGATAGCAGCTATCAGCGCCCTCTACGGGGCCAGTTGCGCTATTGCCCAAAAGGATATGAAAAAAGTAGTGGCCTATTCTTCCATTTCCCACATGGCCTATATTTTACTAGCGGCGGCGGCCACCACCAGATTAAGCATCACCGCGGCAATTTTGCAGATGATTAGTCACGGTTTAATTTCCGCTTTGTTATTTTTGTTGGTGGGAGTAGTGTATAAAAAAACCGGCAGTCGGGATGTGAATTATTTACGCGGTTTATTAAATCCAGAAAGAGGTTTACCAATCACGGGAATGTTAATGATTTTAGCGGCTATGGCCAGCGCCGGCATTCCCGGAATGGTAGGATTTATCGCCGAATTTTTGGTCTTTCGTGGCAGTTTCCCGATTTTCCCGATACAAACCCTCCTATGTTTGGTCGCTAGTGGTTTAACCGCAGTATATTTTCTCCTGATGATTAATCGGGTTTTCTTTGGTCGTTTAACCCCCGAATTATCGCGCATTCCTCGCAGTACCTGGCCCGAAAGATTTCCCGAAATTGCTTTGGCTTTATTTATTATTGTTTTGGGATTACAACCGAGTTGGATGATTCACTGGAGTGAAAACCAAGCATCAATGTTATTAACCGGGACGGCAATCAGTCAAAAGCAATCATAG
- a CDS encoding GNAT family N-acetyltransferase has product MSQRLPLPEIRREKNSDFAAIYRVNSLAFGRENEANLVNAFRNNVPVFSFVAVKEEKVIGHILYSPVSLESEDKPNLNLLGLAPLAILPDYQSKGIGSLLTQYSLRECAARGIDAVVVLGNPHF; this is encoded by the coding sequence ATGAGCCAGAGATTACCATTACCAGAAATTCGTCGGGAAAAAAACAGCGATTTTGCTGCCATATACCGAGTAAATTCCTTGGCTTTTGGCCGGGAAAATGAAGCCAATTTAGTCAATGCTTTCAGAAATAATGTCCCTGTCTTTTCTTTTGTTGCTGTAAAAGAAGAAAAAGTTATCGGTCATATTCTCTATAGTCCAGTGTCTTTAGAGTCGGAAGATAAACCTAATTTAAATCTGCTGGGATTAGCACCCCTAGCCATTTTACCCGATTATCAAAGCAAGGGCATCGGTTCTCTTTTAACTCAATATAGTCTAAGGGAATGTGCCGCTAGAGGAATTGATGCAGTGGTGGTTTTAGGAAACCCGCATTTTTAA
- a CDS encoding o-succinylbenzoate synthase, with product MYFWQFRVYQRPLLRPLQTHHGLWQIREGIIIRLEAEDGRIGWGEIAPLPEFGSETLSAAILFCQNLENPLSITSIFSIPEQFPACQFAFESALEDLNIENQSRELEPKNYSYLLPTGAAVFPCLDDILAANQTNTYKWKIAVNSLPQELKLFEKLIDRLPRKIKLRLDANGGLSIAESKIWLKIADECKIIEFIEQPLPPSQWLEMLQLSQDFTTGIALDESVANLRQIEECYQRGWRGIFVIKPAITGSIQGLRNLWKKYPLDLVFSSVLETNIGRKSALRLAQEYPRKERALGFGVQQWFNNSDPDWLEKLWTTSANN from the coding sequence ATGTATTTCTGGCAATTTCGTGTTTATCAGCGTCCTTTGCTGCGTCCCCTACAAACCCATCACGGACTATGGCAAATTAGGGAAGGAATTATTATTCGCTTAGAAGCGGAAGATGGACGTATAGGATGGGGAGAAATTGCTCCTTTACCTGAATTTGGTTCAGAAACATTATCGGCAGCAATATTATTCTGTCAAAATCTCGAAAATCCCCTATCAATAACTTCAATTTTTTCTATTCCCGAACAATTTCCCGCTTGTCAATTTGCCTTTGAATCAGCTTTAGAAGATTTAAATATAGAGAATCAATCGAGAGAATTAGAACCGAAAAACTATAGTTATTTATTGCCCACTGGTGCGGCAGTATTTCCCTGTTTGGATGATATTTTAGCCGCTAATCAAACTAATACTTATAAATGGAAAATTGCGGTCAATTCTCTCCCACAAGAGTTAAAACTATTTGAAAAATTAATTGACCGATTACCCAGGAAAATTAAATTGCGTTTAGATGCAAATGGGGGATTAAGTATTGCTGAGAGTAAAATCTGGTTAAAAATTGCCGATGAATGTAAAATAATTGAATTTATCGAACAACCTTTACCCCCGTCTCAATGGTTAGAAATGTTGCAATTAAGTCAAGATTTTACCACAGGAATTGCCTTAGATGAATCGGTGGCCAATCTTCGACAAATAGAGGAATGTTATCAACGGGGATGGCGAGGAATTTTTGTGATTAAACCTGCTATTACTGGTTCAATACAAGGGTTAAGAAATCTCTGGAAAAAATATCCCTTAGATTTAGTATTTTCCTCCGTTTTAGAAACTAATATCGGCAGAAAATCCGCTTTACGTCTAGCACAAGAATACCCCCGAAAGGAGCGAGCTTTAGGTTTTGGTGTGCAACAATGGTTTAATAATAGTGACCCCGATTGGTTAGAAAAACTGTGGACGACATCAGCAAACAATTAG
- a CDS encoding glycosyltransferase: protein MAENYWSREDDNEELDPIGSLLSDWSDPEDEEDEFRSEIFQGRSGRRQKAAFSLMAIWTIIIGLHWLSWGYWAIIALTIVLSGQALRLLFTKPETPPIPLLDKDLASVPRVSLLVAAKNEETVITKLVNYLCHLDYPQDKLEVWIVDDYSTDNTGAILDRLALEYPQLQILHRAANAGGGKSGALNQVLSLTNGEIIGVFDADAGLSSDLLRHVVPMFDDREVGAVQVRKAIANAAENFWTKGQAVEMIFDSCFQQQRIAVGGIGELRGNGQFVRRSALNRCGGWNEQTITDDLDLTIRLHIDNWKINVLNFPAVAEEGVTTAIALWHQRNRWAEGGFQRYLDYWKAILKSPMPWPKKFDLIAFLIVQYILPAAAIPDLLITITQHQAPILTPLTGLALSLSLWGMVTGLIRVNTGKKLTFALGLDILAQTIRGMIYMMHWFIIIPSVSLRMALRPKRLKWVKTVHLGEHLSAEV from the coding sequence ATGGCAGAAAATTATTGGTCGCGAGAGGATGATAACGAAGAATTAGACCCGATTGGTTCCCTCCTATCTGACTGGTCCGATCCCGAAGACGAGGAGGACGAATTTAGGAGCGAAATTTTTCAAGGCCGATCGGGACGCAGACAGAAAGCGGCTTTTAGCCTGATGGCGATCTGGACAATAATTATCGGACTTCATTGGCTTAGTTGGGGTTATTGGGCAATTATCGCCTTAACTATCGTACTATCGGGGCAAGCTTTGCGGCTGCTGTTCACCAAACCGGAAACGCCGCCAATTCCCTTACTGGATAAGGATTTAGCCTCTGTACCTAGGGTGTCCCTCTTAGTAGCGGCCAAAAATGAAGAAACCGTAATCACGAAACTGGTTAATTATCTCTGTCATCTAGACTATCCCCAAGATAAGTTAGAAGTTTGGATCGTCGATGACTATAGTACCGATAACACCGGTGCAATTCTCGATCGCCTTGCTTTAGAATATCCCCAATTACAAATTCTCCATCGTGCTGCTAATGCCGGAGGTGGCAAATCCGGCGCCTTGAATCAGGTTTTATCCCTGACTAACGGGGAAATTATCGGTGTATTCGATGCCGATGCGGGATTATCCTCCGATTTACTGCGTCATGTCGTCCCGATGTTCGACGATCGAGAAGTGGGTGCGGTACAGGTGCGAAAAGCGATCGCCAATGCCGCCGAAAACTTCTGGACAAAAGGACAAGCGGTAGAAATGATCTTTGATAGCTGTTTTCAACAGCAACGGATCGCGGTGGGAGGGATCGGAGAATTGCGCGGAAATGGTCAATTTGTCCGTCGTAGTGCCTTAAATCGTTGCGGGGGTTGGAATGAACAAACGATCACCGACGATCTTGATTTAACTATTCGTCTCCATATCGATAATTGGAAAATTAATGTCTTAAATTTTCCCGCAGTAGCGGAAGAAGGGGTGACAACTGCGATCGCTTTATGGCATCAGCGCAATCGCTGGGCCGAAGGTGGTTTTCAGCGTTATCTCGACTATTGGAAAGCAATTTTAAAGTCTCCCATGCCTTGGCCGAAAAAGTTTGATTTAATTGCTTTTTTGATCGTTCAATATATCTTACCTGCGGCCGCTATTCCCGATCTTTTAATCACTATTACCCAGCATCAAGCTCCGATTTTAACTCCTTTAACTGGTTTGGCTCTTTCCCTTTCTCTCTGGGGTATGGTGACAGGATTAATCCGAGTCAATACGGGTAAAAAATTGACTTTTGCTCTCGGTTTAGACATCCTTGCTCAAACCATTCGCGGCATGATTTATATGATGCACTGGTTTATTATTATTCCCAGTGTCAGCCTGCGGATGGCTTTGCGTCCTAAACGTTTAAAATGGGTGAAAACCGTTCATCTGGGGGAACATCTCAGTGCCGAAGTTTAA
- a CDS encoding bifunctional sterol desaturase/short chain dehydrogenase — protein sequence MSNLLLCVGLICGSIIWVEIVRDCYHALAHHWQPLYRLHVWHHRVFRPDLSVMSEEIYRRAHWYNDVPEALVMLAASVLPVLLAYSWGFDRPWLGWLGSLYTLAFLSTAIGRGLGIANLEELTDLTHRPGQFESLPAQWRVNRTYHWRHHFDNQKAYYCGTFTFMDKLMGTALSLKGKTIAITGANGTLGRSLLKYLQLKGAKVIALTSGDNAIAIEINGESVPVKTVKWQIGEETQLEDLFKSVDILILNHGVNVHGQRTPEAIELAYQVNTFSVWRLMELFFKTVRTNEQIARKEVWVNTSEAEVNPAFSPLYELSKRAIGDMITLRRLDAPCVVRKLILGPFKSNLNPVGIMSADWVAKQIIKAVQRDSRNIIITINPLTFITFPIKEFSVSTYLKLFTRSPKNQEKP from the coding sequence ATGTCAAACCTGCTCCTCTGTGTCGGACTGATTTGTGGCTCAATTATTTGGGTGGAGATCGTGCGTGATTGCTATCATGCTCTGGCCCACCATTGGCAGCCCCTTTATCGTCTGCACGTCTGGCATCATCGGGTTTTTCGTCCCGATCTGTCGGTAATGAGCGAGGAAATTTATCGTCGGGCCCACTGGTACAATGATGTACCGGAGGCCTTGGTGATGTTGGCTGCCAGTGTTTTACCGGTACTACTGGCCTACTCTTGGGGGTTCGATCGCCCTTGGTTGGGTTGGTTAGGTTCCCTTTATACTTTGGCTTTTCTCAGTACGGCGATCGGTCGAGGTTTAGGTATCGCTAATCTGGAGGAATTAACCGATTTAACCCATCGTCCGGGGCAATTTGAGAGTTTACCCGCTCAATGGCGCGTTAATCGTACCTACCACTGGCGACACCATTTTGATAACCAAAAGGCTTATTATTGTGGAACTTTCACCTTTATGGATAAATTGATGGGGACGGCACTTTCTCTCAAGGGTAAAACGATCGCCATTACTGGGGCGAATGGAACTTTAGGGCGATCGCTGTTAAAGTACCTACAACTGAAGGGAGCCAAGGTGATCGCTCTCACTTCCGGAGATAATGCGATCGCTATTGAAATTAACGGCGAATCAGTACCTGTCAAAACCGTAAAATGGCAAATCGGTGAAGAAACGCAACTTGAGGACCTATTTAAGTCTGTAGATATACTGATTTTAAATCACGGCGTTAATGTCCACGGCCAAAGAACCCCAGAAGCGATCGAATTAGCCTACCAAGTGAATACTTTTTCCGTCTGGCGTTTAATGGAATTATTCTTCAAAACTGTCCGCACTAACGAGCAAATTGCCCGCAAGGAAGTCTGGGTGAATACCTCGGAAGCGGAGGTTAATCCTGCCTTTAGTCCCCTCTATGAACTCAGTAAACGGGCGATCGGTGATATGATTACCCTGCGTCGTTTAGATGCCCCCTGTGTGGTAAGAAAGCTAATTCTTGGCCCTTTTAAGAGTAATTTAAATCCTGTGGGTATTATGTCCGCCGATTGGGTGGCTAAACAGATTATCAAGGCGGTACAGAGGGATAGCCGCAATATTATTATTACTATTAATCCCTTGACTTTTATCACCTTTCCAATTAAAGAATTCTCTGTTTCTACCTACTTAAAACTATTTACTCGTTCCCCAAAAAATCAGGAAAAACCCTAA